In Rhineura floridana isolate rRhiFlo1 chromosome 6, rRhiFlo1.hap2, whole genome shotgun sequence, one genomic interval encodes:
- the LOC133387018 gene encoding tyrosine-protein phosphatase non-receptor type substrate 1-like isoform X3: MLQGATDQEVEVNQPQGSIVVQRGDNLTLECKVTGGSRAGPVKWYLGEVSRRTPIYQDTKQFERVTRKIKSSSSDFTIFIHNVTFDDAGTYYCVKFKTEHKGEEVVKCGRGTHVQVKASQDDMVIPVAAGVGCFLLAILLFVAVYFYTKKKRGRNHCTSRPEVPCPEKVSIPPQTTGNKEIIYADLQESRGPQRPKQSKAEEHSEYAVVQVTQSG; this comes from the exons GTGCTACGGACCAGGAGGTAGAGGTGAAccagccacagggctctatcgTGGTACAAAGGGGAGATAATCTAACATTGGAATGTAAGGTGACTGGTGGGAGTCGGGCAGGACCTGTCAAGTGGTACTTGGGGGAAGTTTCCAGGAGGACGCCCATCTATCAAGATACTAAACAGTTTGAGAGAGTAACAAGGAAAATCAAAAGCTCCAGCTCCGATTTCACCATCTTCATCCATAATGTTACCTTTGACGATGCCGGCACTTATTACTGTGTGAAGTTTAAGACAGAACATAAAGGTGAAGAAGTTGTGAAATGTGGACGTGGAACTCATGTGCAAGTGAAAG CTTCCCAAGACGACATGGTCATCCCAGTGGCTGCCGGGGTGGGCTGTTTCCTCCTCGCCATCTTGCTCTTTGTAGCCGTTTACTTCTACACAAAGAAGAAGAGAG GTAGAAACCACTGCACCTCCAG GCCTGAAGTCCCCTGTCCAGAAAAAGTAAGCATTCCTCCTCAG ACCACTGGCAATAAAGAGATTATCTATGCAGACCTGCAGGAGTCCAGGGGTCCACAAAGGCCCAAGCAAAGCAAGGCGGAGGAACATTCTGAATACGCCGTTGTCCAAGTAACACAGTCTGGCTAG